In Spinacia oleracea cultivar Varoflay chromosome 5, BTI_SOV_V1, whole genome shotgun sequence, a single window of DNA contains:
- the LOC110789961 gene encoding glycolate oxidase 1 isoform X1, giving the protein MTEITNVSEYEKLAKERLPKMIYDYYASGAEDQWTLKENKNAFSRILFRPRVLIDVSQIDITTTILGFKISMPIMIAPSAMHKMAHPEGELATARAASAAGTIMALSTMATSSVEEVASTGHGVRFFQLYVLRDRSVVAQLVKRAEKAGFKAIVLTVDTPRIGRREADIKNRFVLPQHLTLKNFEGMDLGNIALYVSTEDSGLASYFASQVDRSLNWKDVKWLQNITKLPILLKGVVTAEDARLAVEAGAAGIIVSNHGARQLDYVPATIMALEEIVKAVQRQIPVFLDGGVHRGTDVFKALALGASGVFIGRPVVFSLAVDGEAGVRKVLQMLHDEFELTMALSGCRTIEEITRNHVMMEWETPRISPKL; this is encoded by the exons ATGACGGAGATTACGAATGTTTCTGAATATGAAAAGTTGGCAAAAGAGAGACTGCCCAAGATGATATATGATTATTATGCATCAGGTGCTGAAGATCAATGGACCCTTAAAGAGAACAAAAATGCATTTTCGAGGATTTT GTTCCGGCCTCGAGTCCTTATTGATGTAAGCCAAATTGATATTACAACAACTATCTTGGGCTTCAAGATTTCCATGCCAATCATGATTGCTCCTTCAGCAATGCACAAAATGGCTCATCCAGAGG GAGAACTTGCAACAGCGAGGGCAGCATCCGCTGCAGGCACAATTATG GCATTGTCTACAATGGCCACATCTAGTGTTGAGGAAGTTGCCTCAACTGGACATGGAGTTCGATTTTTTCAGCTCTAT GTATTGAGAGACAGGAGTGTCGTGGCACAGCTTGTTAAACGAGCTGAGAAGGCTGGTTTTAAAGCTATTGTTCTGACAGTTGATACACCCAGGATAGGTAGAAGGGAGGCTGATATTAAGAACAG ATTTGTTCTCCCACAACACTTGACATTAAAGAACTTTGAGGGGATGGATCTTGGTAATATTGCTCTTTATGTGAGT ACTGAAGACTCTGGATTAGCTTCATATTTTGCTTCACAAGTTGACCGGTCATTGAATTGGAAG GATGTAAAGTGGCTTCAGAACATAACTAAGTTGCCGATTTTGCTTAAAGGAGTTGTTACTGCTGAGGACG CGAGACTGGCAGTTGAAGCAGGTGCAGCCGGAATCATTGTTTCCAACCATGGAGCTCGACAACTTGATTATGTTCCTGCAACTATCATGGCTTTGGAAGAG ATTGTGAAAGCTGTGCAGCGCCAAATTCCTGTTTTCTTGGATGGTGGTGTTCATCGTGGCACAGACGTTTTCAAAGCATTGGCACTTGGCGCATCTGGAGTATTT ATTGGAAGGCCAGTAGTTTTTTCATTAGCAGTTGATGGAGAAGCTGGAGTTCGAAAAGTGCTTCAAATGCTTCATGATGAATTTGAGCTCACCATGGCATTGAGTGGATGTCGAACAATCGAGGAGATAACTCGTAATCATGTCATGATGGAATGGGAAACTCCCCGGATTTCCCCCAAGTTATAA
- the LOC110789961 gene encoding glycolate oxidase 1 isoform X2, with product MTEITNVSEYEKLAKERLPKMIYDYYASGAEDQWTLKENKNAFSRILFRPRVLIDVSQIDITTTILGFKISMPIMIAPSAMHKMAHPEGELATARAASAAGTIMALSTMATSSVEEVASTGHGVRFFQLYVLRDRSVVAQLVKRAEKAGFKAIVLTVDTPRIGRREADIKNRFVLPQHLTLKNFEGMDLGNIALYTEDSGLASYFASQVDRSLNWKDVKWLQNITKLPILLKGVVTAEDARLAVEAGAAGIIVSNHGARQLDYVPATIMALEEIVKAVQRQIPVFLDGGVHRGTDVFKALALGASGVFIGRPVVFSLAVDGEAGVRKVLQMLHDEFELTMALSGCRTIEEITRNHVMMEWETPRISPKL from the exons ATGACGGAGATTACGAATGTTTCTGAATATGAAAAGTTGGCAAAAGAGAGACTGCCCAAGATGATATATGATTATTATGCATCAGGTGCTGAAGATCAATGGACCCTTAAAGAGAACAAAAATGCATTTTCGAGGATTTT GTTCCGGCCTCGAGTCCTTATTGATGTAAGCCAAATTGATATTACAACAACTATCTTGGGCTTCAAGATTTCCATGCCAATCATGATTGCTCCTTCAGCAATGCACAAAATGGCTCATCCAGAGG GAGAACTTGCAACAGCGAGGGCAGCATCCGCTGCAGGCACAATTATG GCATTGTCTACAATGGCCACATCTAGTGTTGAGGAAGTTGCCTCAACTGGACATGGAGTTCGATTTTTTCAGCTCTAT GTATTGAGAGACAGGAGTGTCGTGGCACAGCTTGTTAAACGAGCTGAGAAGGCTGGTTTTAAAGCTATTGTTCTGACAGTTGATACACCCAGGATAGGTAGAAGGGAGGCTGATATTAAGAACAG ATTTGTTCTCCCACAACACTTGACATTAAAGAACTTTGAGGGGATGGATCTTGGTAATATTGCTCTTTAT ACTGAAGACTCTGGATTAGCTTCATATTTTGCTTCACAAGTTGACCGGTCATTGAATTGGAAG GATGTAAAGTGGCTTCAGAACATAACTAAGTTGCCGATTTTGCTTAAAGGAGTTGTTACTGCTGAGGACG CGAGACTGGCAGTTGAAGCAGGTGCAGCCGGAATCATTGTTTCCAACCATGGAGCTCGACAACTTGATTATGTTCCTGCAACTATCATGGCTTTGGAAGAG ATTGTGAAAGCTGTGCAGCGCCAAATTCCTGTTTTCTTGGATGGTGGTGTTCATCGTGGCACAGACGTTTTCAAAGCATTGGCACTTGGCGCATCTGGAGTATTT ATTGGAAGGCCAGTAGTTTTTTCATTAGCAGTTGATGGAGAAGCTGGAGTTCGAAAAGTGCTTCAAATGCTTCATGATGAATTTGAGCTCACCATGGCATTGAGTGGATGTCGAACAATCGAGGAGATAACTCGTAATCATGTCATGATGGAATGGGAAACTCCCCGGATTTCCCCCAAGTTATAA